Proteins found in one Seonamhaeicola sp. S2-3 genomic segment:
- a CDS encoding MATE family efflux transporter: MAKIQSEDLGVLPINKLLVRQALPASIGILVMSLNILVDTIFVGHWIGSTAIAAINVVLPVTFFIAALGMSIGIGGSSIISRAMGAHDKDKAFLTFGNQITLTLLLTITLVILGLWFIDDIVPAFGGKGIIFEPAKIYYRIVLYGTPILAMSMVGNNVARAEGKPKFSMYAMMMPSVGNLVLDYLFINLFDWGMQGAAWATTISYGFSFLYLLWFFLSKNSELKINVSHFGLNLNLVKEIASLGFVTLSRQAVVSITYLLMNNILFNLGGATSVTAYAIVGRMLMFAMFPVLGVTQGFLPIAGFNYGAGNYTRVRISINAAIKYASILATIVFLFLMIFPTLITKLFTTDAEVISQTPSAMRWVFAATPIIAIQLIGAAYFQAIGKAKSALLLTLTRQGFFFIPLIFLLPNFYGEFGVWVSFPIADVLSTIVTAYFLNKEIRKTLY; the protein is encoded by the coding sequence ATGGCAAAAATACAATCTGAAGATTTAGGAGTATTACCAATAAACAAACTGCTTGTAAGGCAAGCATTACCCGCATCAATAGGCATTTTAGTAATGTCTCTTAATATTCTTGTTGATACAATTTTTGTAGGACATTGGATAGGGTCAACAGCCATTGCTGCTATAAATGTGGTACTTCCTGTAACATTTTTTATTGCGGCATTAGGTATGAGTATTGGTATTGGTGGTTCTTCAATAATATCAAGAGCTATGGGGGCTCATGATAAAGATAAAGCTTTTTTAACCTTTGGAAATCAAATTACGTTAACCCTACTTTTAACCATAACCTTAGTAATTTTAGGTTTGTGGTTTATAGACGATATAGTTCCTGCATTTGGTGGCAAGGGAATTATTTTTGAACCTGCCAAAATATACTACCGTATTGTACTTTACGGAACGCCTATACTTGCAATGAGTATGGTTGGTAATAATGTAGCCCGTGCCGAAGGGAAACCTAAATTCTCTATGTATGCCATGATGATGCCTTCTGTAGGTAATTTAGTTTTAGACTATCTTTTTATAAATTTATTCGATTGGGGTATGCAAGGAGCTGCTTGGGCAACAACAATTTCTTATGGCTTTTCATTTCTTTACCTTTTATGGTTTTTCCTTTCAAAAAACTCAGAATTAAAAATAAATGTATCGCATTTTGGTTTAAATCTAAATCTTGTAAAAGAAATAGCATCACTTGGTTTTGTAACGCTTTCAAGACAAGCCGTAGTAAGCATAACGTATTTGCTCATGAATAATATTTTATTCAATTTAGGAGGCGCCACATCGGTTACAGCTTATGCCATTGTTGGCCGTATGCTAATGTTTGCTATGTTTCCTGTTTTAGGTGTTACACAAGGATTTTTACCAATAGCAGGATTTAATTACGGTGCCGGAAATTACACTAGGGTTAGAATAAGTATAAATGCAGCTATAAAGTATGCTTCTATTTTGGCAACCATTGTGTTTTTGTTTTTAATGATATTCCCTACATTAATTACAAAACTATTTACAACAGATGCAGAAGTAATAAGTCAAACACCAAGTGCAATGCGTTGGGTGTTTGCTGCAACACCAATCATTGCCATTCAGCTAATAGGAGCAGCCTACTTTCAGGCCATAGGTAAAGCAAAATCGGCTCTTTTATTAACATTAACTAGACAAGGGTTTTTCTTTATTCCATTAATTTTTCTTCTACCAAATTTTTATGGCGAGTTTGGGGTTTGGGTATCATTTCCTATAGCCGATGTACTTTCTACCATAGTTACAGCATATTTTTTAAATAAAGAAATTAGAAAAACCTTATATTAA
- a CDS encoding CopD family protein produces the protein MEYYNYIKSFHLIFVITWFAGLFYIPRLFVYQIEAFHKPSPEKEILGKQLKLMAKRLWYIITWPSAILCTIFAIWLLIINPYWLQQPWMHVKLAFVVLLFIYHLITHKYYKQLQNDVVKKTSSYMRIWNEGATFILFAVIFLVILKSSINWIWGIVGMLVLGVLIMLGFKIYKRIREKNPEA, from the coding sequence ATGGAATATTACAACTACATAAAATCATTTCATCTCATATTTGTAATTACCTGGTTTGCAGGTTTATTCTATATTCCCAGGCTTTTTGTATATCAAATAGAAGCCTTTCATAAACCCTCACCAGAAAAAGAAATTTTGGGCAAACAACTAAAACTAATGGCAAAACGTTTGTGGTATATTATTACATGGCCCTCTGCCATTTTGTGTACAATTTTTGCCATTTGGTTGCTTATAATTAACCCCTATTGGTTGCAGCAGCCCTGGATGCATGTAAAACTAGCTTTTGTTGTTTTACTATTTATTTATCACCTAATAACACATAAATACTACAAACAATTACAAAACGATGTTGTAAAAAAAACATCTAGTTACATGCGTATCTGGAATGAGGGCGCCACCTTTATCCTGTTTGCCGTTATCTTTTTAGTTATTTTAAAAAGCAGTATAAATTGGATTTGGGGTATTGTAGGCATGCTAGTTTTAGGGGTGCTAATTATGCTTGGGTTTAAAATTTATAAACGCATTAGAGAAAAAAATCCAGAAGCTTAA
- a CDS encoding ATP-binding protein — protein sequence MKLKKFSLRTRIFLAMIMLVLMASILISAVAIYQYKEQSEDYHTARLIRKEQNIKAHIKRFLNGRYNTWEVKTENLPLIFKDEIFNIANIHKLQINLYDLEGNLLISSKAGLQNNIAAQCLNAEILNSIYNTIQLNNLSNNAEHRFVDKHKENGETFQSSYSFITDNKSKAIAIINLPYLEKDDFLTNELQEFLKRIAFAFMLVLLMAIAIAFWLSKFITKSLQTISDKIISTRLEKRNKKIEIDDTSEEISILVNAYNSMIDELEDSAVQLARSEREQAWREMAKQVAHEIKNPLTPMRLTVQNFQRKFDPNDENIHSKLNEYSKTLIQQIDTMSSIASAFSNFAKMPAQQRETLNVVKIVKLALDIFNEDYIVFTSDYDEIIAKFDRTQLIRVVTNLVKNSIQAMPENQTPTIAIHVTTKSDNVVLTIADNGSGVSEENKEKVFEPKFTTKTSGMGLGLAMVKNIVETYKGSITFESVKNKGTTFKVVFPKE from the coding sequence ATGAAATTAAAAAAGTTCTCTTTACGTACCCGTATCTTTTTGGCAATGATAATGTTGGTGTTAATGGCTTCTATACTTATTTCGGCAGTAGCTATATACCAATATAAAGAACAGAGTGAAGATTATCATACAGCACGTTTAATACGTAAAGAACAAAATATTAAAGCCCATATAAAGCGGTTTTTAAATGGCAGATATAATACCTGGGAAGTAAAAACCGAAAATCTCCCCTTAATTTTTAAAGATGAAATATTTAACATTGCCAACATTCATAAACTACAAATTAATTTATACGATTTAGAAGGCAATTTGCTAATATCATCAAAAGCAGGTTTACAAAATAATATAGCGGCCCAATGTTTAAATGCAGAAATACTAAATTCAATATATAACACCATTCAGCTTAATAATCTTTCTAATAATGCAGAACATAGGTTTGTAGATAAACATAAAGAAAACGGAGAAACATTTCAATCATCTTATTCGTTTATAACAGATAATAAATCTAAAGCCATAGCCATTATTAATCTGCCTTATTTAGAGAAAGATGATTTTCTTACCAATGAACTTCAAGAGTTTTTAAAGCGTATTGCTTTTGCATTCATGTTAGTATTGTTAATGGCTATTGCTATTGCTTTCTGGTTATCAAAATTTATCACCAAATCATTACAAACTATTAGCGATAAAATTATTTCTACAAGACTAGAAAAACGCAATAAAAAAATTGAAATAGATGACACTAGCGAAGAAATATCAATTCTTGTAAATGCCTATAACAGCATGATAGATGAGCTAGAAGATAGTGCCGTACAATTAGCAAGAAGTGAGCGCGAACAAGCCTGGAGAGAAATGGCTAAACAAGTGGCGCACGAAATTAAAAACCCACTAACACCCATGCGGTTAACAGTGCAAAATTTTCAAAGAAAGTTTGACCCTAATGATGAAAACATCCATTCTAAGCTAAATGAATACAGCAAAACACTCATACAGCAAATAGATACTATGAGTTCTATTGCATCGGCATTTTCAAACTTTGCTAAAATGCCAGCACAACAAAGAGAAACCCTTAATGTGGTTAAAATTGTTAAACTAGCCTTAGATATTTTTAATGAAGATTACATAGTATTTACATCAGATTATGATGAAATTATAGCTAAATTTGACCGCACACAATTAATAAGAGTGGTTACCAACTTGGTAAAAAACAGTATTCAGGCAATGCCAGAAAATCAAACCCCAACCATAGCAATTCATGTAACCACTAAAAGTGATAACGTAGTACTTACCATTGCAGACAATGGTTCTGGAGTTTCAGAAGAAAATAAAGAAAAAGTTTTTGAGCCTAAATTTACTACCAAAACAAGTGGTATGGGGCTTGGTTTAGCTATGGTAAAAAATATTGTAGAAACGTACAAAGGCTCTATAACTTTTGAATCTGTAAAAAATAAAGGCACAACTTTTAAAGTTGTATTTCCAAAAGAATAA
- a CDS encoding enoyl-CoA hydratase/isomerase family protein has protein sequence MNYNNLITSYNNGITTITINRPKKLNALNQETIQELHNAFKEANSDTNTKVIILTGSGEKAFVAGADISEFANFSVEEGEHLAANGHKILFDYIENLATPVIAAVNGFALGGGLELAMACHFRVASNNAKMGLPEVSLGVIPGYGGTQRLPQLIGKGRALEMIMTATMIDANKALSYGLVNNVTAQEELLPFCETIAQKITQNSSVAIAEAIKAVNANSKDGVNGFEVEIKGFGKCFGTEDFTEGTTAFLEKRKADFPGR, from the coding sequence ATGAATTACAATAACTTAATAACCAGCTATAACAACGGTATTACAACAATAACCATTAATAGGCCAAAAAAGTTAAATGCCCTAAACCAAGAAACTATACAAGAGTTACATAATGCATTTAAAGAAGCCAATTCAGATACTAATACTAAAGTTATTATTTTAACCGGAAGTGGTGAAAAAGCATTTGTTGCCGGAGCCGATATTAGTGAATTTGCAAACTTTAGTGTAGAAGAAGGTGAACATTTGGCTGCTAACGGACATAAAATTTTATTTGATTATATAGAAAATTTGGCAACACCCGTTATTGCTGCAGTAAATGGGTTTGCTTTAGGTGGCGGGTTAGAATTAGCCATGGCTTGCCATTTTAGAGTAGCAAGTAATAATGCCAAAATGGGTTTACCCGAAGTGTCTCTAGGCGTTATTCCTGGGTATGGTGGTACCCAACGTTTACCACAGTTAATTGGGAAAGGGCGCGCTTTAGAAATGATTATGACAGCTACCATGATAGACGCTAATAAAGCCTTAAGCTACGGTTTAGTAAACAATGTTACTGCCCAAGAAGAACTATTACCATTTTGCGAAACTATAGCCCAAAAAATAACTCAAAACTCGTCTGTGGCTATTGCAGAAGCTATAAAAGCGGTTAATGCTAACAGTAAAGATGGTGTTAACGGATTTGAGGTAGAAATTAAAGGCTTTGGTAAATGCTTTGGAACCGAAGATTTTACCGAAGGTACCACCGCTTTTTTAGAAAAACGAAAAGCTGATTTTCCTGGGAGGTAG
- a CDS encoding HAD family phosphatase: protein MNKIITRDKVLFFDMDGTLVDTDYANYLSFKMAVQSVINPKQFLPFNPNERFNRTILQREFPNLNNKEYQEIIGLKEKLYAENIGQTKLIPYANEVLNKFFELNTTVLVTNSRENRAIITLKQHGLTNKFKYKIFRKSIDKDQHINKFENALKMLELEPRKIIVFENEPFEIDEAVKAGIPIENIISV, encoded by the coding sequence ATGAATAAAATCATCACGCGGGACAAAGTCCTATTCTTTGATATGGATGGAACATTGGTTGACACGGACTACGCAAACTATCTATCTTTTAAAATGGCTGTTCAGTCTGTAATAAACCCCAAACAATTTCTTCCATTCAATCCAAATGAAAGGTTTAACCGAACAATTTTACAAAGAGAATTTCCAAATCTTAACAATAAAGAGTATCAAGAAATAATAGGACTAAAAGAAAAGTTGTACGCTGAAAATATCGGACAGACAAAGCTAATACCTTATGCAAATGAAGTTTTGAATAAGTTCTTTGAACTCAACACCACAGTTTTGGTGACAAATAGTAGAGAAAATAGAGCAATTATAACACTTAAGCAACACGGCTTGACTAACAAATTTAAATATAAAATATTTAGGAAGTCAATTGATAAAGACCAACATATCAATAAATTTGAAAACGCACTAAAAATGCTTGAATTAGAACCTCGAAAGATAATTGTATTCGAAAATGAACCATTTGAAATAGATGAAGCTGTTAAAGCAGGTATTCCTATTGAAAACATTATATCAGTTTAA
- a CDS encoding transposase → MSGKRLQRHYKDHLSDFKQWEHKSHAKQWLVFPENLGSYLSIDETALSKGELYTIITNKKAKGKKGALVGIFHGTKVEPIIEQLLKIPAKKRAKVKEITLDMANSMKTISTKCFPKAIQVTDRFHVQKLAIEALQDLRIKYRWEALDQENEQIKLSRAADKEFKPVTFSNGDSSKQLLARSRYLLYKSPDKWTPNQKERGQILFNEYPELKKAYGLVQGLRNIFNQAIDIKVAYTKLAHWYKDVEESGFKSFQTVANSITLNYRSVLNYFINRSTNASAESFNAKVKAFRSQFRGVRNTEYFLYRLIKLYS, encoded by the coding sequence ATGTCCGGAAAAAGGCTTCAAAGACATTATAAGGATCACTTAAGTGATTTTAAGCAATGGGAGCATAAGAGTCATGCTAAACAGTGGCTTGTTTTCCCTGAAAACTTAGGTTCTTATTTATCCATTGATGAGACAGCGCTGTCCAAGGGAGAGCTCTATACCATCATTACCAATAAGAAGGCCAAAGGAAAGAAAGGGGCTTTAGTTGGGATATTCCACGGAACTAAAGTGGAGCCTATTATCGAACAACTCTTGAAGATCCCAGCAAAAAAGCGTGCTAAAGTGAAAGAGATTACCTTAGACATGGCTAACTCTATGAAAACAATCTCCACTAAATGTTTCCCGAAAGCCATCCAAGTAACAGACAGGTTCCATGTACAGAAGCTGGCAATAGAGGCGCTCCAAGATCTTCGTATCAAATACCGATGGGAAGCTTTGGATCAAGAAAATGAACAGATAAAGCTATCTAGAGCTGCCGACAAAGAATTTAAACCTGTAACTTTTTCTAATGGTGATAGCTCAAAACAACTCCTGGCCAGGAGTAGATATCTACTGTATAAATCCCCAGATAAATGGACTCCAAATCAGAAAGAGAGGGGACAGATATTGTTTAATGAATACCCAGAATTAAAGAAAGCTTATGGACTTGTTCAAGGCTTGAGGAATATTTTTAACCAAGCCATAGATATTAAAGTAGCTTACACCAAACTAGCCCACTGGTACAAAGATGTAGAGGAGTCAGGATTTAAGAGCTTCCAAACGGTAGCCAATAGTATTACTTTAAATTACCGCTCTGTACTCAACTATTTTATAAACAGAAGTACTAATGCTTCAGCTGAATCCTTTAATGCCAAAGTAAAGGCTTTTAGATCTCAATTTAGGGGAGTCAGGAATACGGAATACTTCTTATATCGCTTGATTAAATTATATTCTTAA
- a CDS encoding DNA-processing protein DprA, producing the protein MKYTDNAINIITTKSFKGIGRAWINKNLKGNESVEYIVSLLNTKSKQFDLITNEDFEFEKKQVVNQIEKLEDSCDGVVAIGDKDFPKHRGTVKDSEKPIFLFYKGDLSLLDLDNDCIAVIGLLNPDETIESRERKIVEEIVKKDVTIVSGLAFGCDSIAHKQALIGGKTVAILPSPLSKILPARNKALAFEIFKEGGLLVTEYYDEHKSAMDLSSRYKDRDRLQALFCDAIILAASYAQDSAQRWKIFDQKLDSGARLAMGFAKDYNIPRAVMYDQNADIKNPMFDLNRQLIVEQKDITILTQKTLHKMIDKIKSSNKRKIEIQRDLFG; encoded by the coding sequence ATGAAGTATACTGATAACGCAATTAATATAATAACCACAAAATCTTTTAAAGGCATAGGTAGAGCTTGGATAAACAAGAACCTGAAAGGCAATGAGAGTGTTGAATATATTGTCTCATTACTAAATACCAAATCAAAACAATTTGATTTAATAACGAATGAAGATTTTGAATTTGAAAAGAAGCAAGTCGTCAATCAAATTGAAAAATTAGAAGATAGCTGTGATGGAGTTGTTGCTATTGGTGACAAAGACTTTCCTAAACACAGAGGAACAGTTAAGGATAGTGAAAAACCTATTTTTCTATTCTATAAAGGAGATTTAAGCCTTTTAGACCTCGATAATGATTGTATTGCCGTAATAGGACTTTTAAATCCAGACGAAACAATCGAAAGTAGAGAGAGAAAAATAGTTGAAGAAATTGTAAAAAAGGATGTTACTATAGTTAGTGGGTTAGCATTTGGATGCGATAGTATAGCTCACAAGCAGGCATTAATTGGTGGTAAGACTGTAGCAATTTTACCTAGCCCACTTTCAAAGATATTGCCTGCTAGAAATAAGGCTTTGGCTTTTGAGATTTTTAAAGAAGGGGGATTATTGGTTACTGAATACTATGATGAGCATAAATCTGCAATGGATTTAAGTAGTCGATACAAAGACCGAGACAGATTACAAGCTCTTTTTTGTGATGCAATAATTTTGGCTGCAAGTTATGCTCAAGACTCTGCACAACGTTGGAAGATATTTGATCAAAAATTAGATAGTGGTGCAAGATTAGCGATGGGTTTTGCGAAAGATTACAATATTCCCCGAGCAGTAATGTATGACCAAAATGCTGATATAAAGAATCCAATGTTTGACTTAAACAGGCAATTAATTGTTGAACAGAAGGACATTACTATTTTAACCCAAAAGACATTACATAAAATGATTGATAAAATTAAATCAAGTAATAAAAGAAAAATAGAAATTCAAAGAGACCTTTTCGGATAG
- the hemH gene encoding ferrochelatase: MKKGVLLVNLGSPDSPEPKDVKKYLGEFLMDERVIDIPYAARALLVRGIILKTRPKASAAAYKKIWWEEGSPLIVISEQLQNKIQKQVDVPVALAMRYGSMTILKGLQELVDKGVDEVLLFPLYPQFAMATTETILVKAEQLKEMHFPNLKIESVPAFYNKPDYIEVLSNSIKNHLEGKKYEHLLFSYHGVPERHIRKSDVTKSHCKIDGSCCKTPSKAHEFCYRHQCLEVTRLVAEKLQLKAGTYSTSFQSRLGFDPWLQPYTDRTIERLGKQGLKNMAIVTPAFVSDCLETLEEIAMEGKEIFHEMGGNEFTTIPCLNDDAAFVNLLSKWINNWVTA, translated from the coding sequence CAGAACCTAAAGATGTAAAAAAATATTTAGGCGAGTTTTTAATGGATGAACGGGTTATAGATATTCCCTATGCAGCAAGGGCATTATTAGTTAGAGGTATTATTTTAAAAACCCGCCCCAAAGCATCGGCAGCAGCCTATAAAAAAATATGGTGGGAGGAAGGTTCTCCACTTATTGTAATATCAGAACAACTTCAAAATAAAATTCAAAAGCAAGTTGATGTTCCTGTAGCTTTAGCTATGCGTTATGGTAGCATGACCATATTAAAAGGTTTGCAAGAGCTAGTTGATAAAGGTGTTGATGAGGTTTTACTATTCCCTTTGTATCCGCAATTTGCTATGGCAACCACCGAAACTATTTTAGTAAAGGCAGAACAACTTAAAGAAATGCATTTTCCTAATCTAAAAATAGAATCGGTTCCAGCATTTTATAATAAACCAGATTATATTGAAGTACTTTCAAATTCAATAAAAAACCATTTAGAAGGTAAAAAATACGAACATTTGCTGTTTTCATATCATGGTGTACCAGAACGCCATATTAGAAAAAGCGATGTAACAAAATCACATTGTAAAATAGATGGTAGCTGTTGTAAAACGCCCAGTAAAGCGCATGAGTTTTGTTATCGCCACCAGTGTTTAGAAGTTACCAGATTGGTGGCAGAAAAATTGCAGTTAAAAGCAGGCACATATTCAACATCCTTTCAATCACGTTTAGGGTTTGACCCATGGTTGCAACCATATACAGATAGAACCATAGAACGTTTAGGCAAACAAGGTCTAAAAAATATGGCTATTGTAACCCCAGCTTTTGTGAGTGATTGTCTTGAAACTTTAGAAGAAATTGCCATGGAAGGCAAAGAAATTTTTCATGAAATGGGCGGTAATGAGTTTACAACCATTCCTTGTTTAAATGACGATGCTGCTTTTGTAAATTTACTTTCAAAATGGATTAATAATTGGGTAACAGCCTAA
- a CDS encoding AraC family transcriptional regulator, whose translation MITKKPTFKKISPSFGTSIHVKQHNEKLDRSEMFWHFHPEIELIYINRGKGKTHIGNHLSYFNNSQLILIGSNLPHNGFTDRLTAAGIETTVQFKPDFLGEDFFNSVPEAAAIATLFEKAKNGIKFNREAKNAVGSKIEELESYTGLDRILKLLEILQYLATTEDYTILNADGFMFEAEPQDTDKIKTIYKYVNANFKEHIALEDIANKVSMTVPAFCRYFKKTTGKTFTQVVNEIRIVHATKLLNESQMSIADICYECGFNNFSHFNKQFNEIIGKSASNYRKEIKQIIG comes from the coding sequence ATGATTACTAAAAAACCTACATTTAAAAAAATATCTCCTTCTTTTGGTACTTCCATTCATGTTAAGCAGCATAATGAAAAGTTAGATAGAAGTGAAATGTTTTGGCATTTTCATCCAGAGATAGAACTTATTTATATTAATAGAGGTAAAGGAAAAACCCATATAGGGAATCACTTATCATATTTTAATAATAGTCAGCTTATCCTCATAGGGTCTAATTTGCCACACAATGGTTTTACCGATAGGTTAACAGCAGCGGGTATAGAAACTACTGTACAATTTAAACCAGACTTTTTAGGAGAAGACTTTTTTAATAGTGTTCCAGAGGCAGCAGCCATAGCAACTTTGTTTGAAAAAGCTAAAAATGGCATTAAATTTAATAGAGAAGCCAAAAATGCTGTTGGTTCTAAAATTGAAGAATTAGAAAGTTATACGGGTTTAGATAGAATTTTAAAACTATTAGAAATATTACAGTATTTAGCAACTACCGAAGACTATACTATTTTAAATGCCGATGGTTTTATGTTTGAAGCAGAACCTCAGGATACTGATAAAATTAAAACCATTTACAAATATGTGAATGCTAATTTTAAAGAGCATATTGCTTTAGAAGATATTGCTAATAAAGTAAGTATGACGGTACCTGCTTTTTGTAGATATTTTAAAAAGACTACCGGAAAAACGTTTACTCAAGTAGTTAACGAAATTAGAATTGTACATGCTACTAAGTTGCTTAATGAAAGCCAAATGAGTATTGCCGATATTTGTTATGAATGTGGATTTAACAACTTTTCGCATTTTAACAAACAGTTTAATGAAATTATTGGTAAAAGTGCTTCAAATTACCGTAAGGAAATTAAGCAAATAATCGGTTAG
- a CDS encoding phosphoribosyltransferase has protein sequence MWKFTITPTKDHKGNYYLKREVQAYFNSKYSSGAGQWRVKGSIENIICTLKNDITPYTEDVLQNVSGQLENILKKDLPHVLKISGKNSLIVCVVPRAKVNYNPNQLYFKKTVSTVANQLPGLIDGTEYIKRVKDTKTTHRARRGYGGNGDMPYPNITVNTCDFSINLKGKDILLIDDLYTHSVNIDEDAIQALFDKGANSVIFYSIGAKLNL, from the coding sequence ATGTGGAAATTTACAATTACACCGACAAAAGACCACAAAGGTAATTACTACTTGAAGAGAGAAGTACAAGCGTATTTTAATTCAAAATACTCAAGTGGTGCAGGACAATGGCGAGTCAAAGGTTCAATAGAAAATATTATTTGCACACTCAAAAACGACATTACCCCCTATACTGAAGATGTGCTTCAAAATGTAAGTGGTCAATTGGAAAATATACTAAAAAAAGATTTACCTCATGTTTTGAAAATATCAGGGAAGAATAGCCTTATTGTATGTGTAGTTCCTAGAGCTAAGGTAAATTACAACCCAAATCAACTTTATTTCAAAAAAACAGTTAGCACAGTAGCAAATCAATTGCCAGGTCTCATAGACGGAACAGAATATATAAAGCGGGTCAAAGATACCAAAACAACTCATAGAGCAAGAAGGGGGTACGGTGGTAATGGTGATATGCCATATCCAAATATTACAGTAAACACTTGTGACTTTTCAATAAATTTAAAAGGAAAAGACATTTTACTCATTGATGACCTTTACACACATTCAGTCAATATTGACGAAGACGCGATTCAAGCACTTTTTGATAAAGGAGCAAATTCTGTTATTTTTTACTCAATTGGTGCTAAACTAAATTTGTAA
- a CDS encoding PA0069 family radical SAM protein, translating to MNPKSPLKGRGAQLNVPNKFLEFSHEMRNDFLEFCHKEGEQADKNKTRYLEVFPKTIVNKVKSPDIGMMYSMNAYQGCEHGCIYCYARNTHEYWGYSAGLDFERRILVKKDAPKLLENLLKKKHWKAHPIVMSGNTDCYQPAEQIYNITRQCLQVFLKYKHPVAIITKNALILRDLDILKALAKDNLIGVNISITSLSEQTRRVLEPRTATIKRRLETVKTLTDNGIPVNVMLAPIIPAINSHEILPLAKAAADYGAFSVAHTIVRLNGAIGEIFTDWVKKTMPDRADKVLHQIESCHSGSLNNSRFGSRMHGEGKIADNINSLIKLAKQKYFKHKKMPKLNCDLHEQFKDGQLKLF from the coding sequence ATGAACCCTAAATCTCCTTTAAAAGGGCGTGGTGCACAACTAAACGTTCCTAATAAATTCTTAGAATTTAGCCATGAAATGCGTAACGATTTTTTAGAGTTTTGCCACAAAGAAGGAGAACAAGCAGATAAAAATAAAACACGTTACTTAGAGGTGTTTCCTAAAACCATAGTTAACAAAGTTAAAAGCCCCGATATAGGCATGATGTATAGCATGAATGCCTACCAAGGTTGCGAACATGGTTGTATTTATTGTTATGCTCGTAACACCCATGAATATTGGGGTTACAGTGCGGGTTTAGATTTTGAGAGGCGTATTTTGGTAAAAAAAGATGCTCCTAAATTGTTAGAAAATTTACTGAAAAAAAAGCACTGGAAAGCGCACCCCATTGTAATGTCTGGTAATACCGATTGTTACCAACCAGCAGAACAAATTTATAACATTACAAGGCAATGTTTACAGGTTTTTTTAAAGTACAAACATCCTGTTGCTATTATTACTAAAAATGCTTTAATTCTACGCGATTTAGATATTTTAAAAGCCCTTGCTAAAGATAATTTAATTGGAGTTAATATTTCAATAACCTCTTTATCAGAACAAACAAGACGTGTTTTAGAACCTAGAACGGCTACTATAAAACGCCGATTAGAAACCGTAAAAACTTTAACAGATAATGGTATTCCTGTAAATGTAATGCTTGCACCTATTATTCCGGCAATTAATAGTCATGAAATCCTACCACTAGCCAAAGCAGCTGCAGATTACGGAGCATTTTCTGTGGCACACACTATTGTTAGACTTAATGGTGCTATTGGCGAAATTTTTACAGATTGGGTAAAAAAAACAATGCCCGATAGGGCAGACAAAGTGTTGCACCAAATAGAAAGTTGCCACAGTGGTAGTTTAAACAACAGTAGATTTGGTTCCCGAATGCATGGTGAAGGAAAAATTGCAGATAATATTAATAGCTTAATAAAATTAGCTAAGCAAAAGTATTTTAAACATAAAAAAATGCCCAAACTTAACTGCGATTTGCATGAGCAGTTTAAGGATGGACAATTAAAATTGTTTTGA